TTCTAATTTTTTGAGATAACTTATAACACCACTTTTGAATTTTTTAATCAAATTTTTCCTTGAAACTCTTTTTTTAATTTTTATATATTCAAGGATAATTTTTTCTTTTTCCTCAATATTTTTTTCAAATTTTTTGAAAACATAAAATTCCCTTTCAATAAAACTTAATGAAGAAGGTATAAAAAATTGAAGCACCTTATCAAAACTTGTTCTGTAATAATCTTTACACCATAAAATCAAATCAACTACTTTTTCTGGATAGGTAAAACCAAAATAATCCTCCTCTTTAACATCTATGATTTTATTAAAATCAATACTTGGATTTTTATTTTCTTTAAGAGTAATTCCGATTCTCTTTTTACCCTTTACTTTTAAATAAAATAATGAGCCCTTAGCCAGGTTTTTTTCACTTTTATAAGTTAAAAGTGTAGGTATTCCTGTAACAATAAAATCGTAAAATATCATTAAAATTTATTTTAGAGCTTTATTAACTTTATATCAAATTTTTTTTCTTCAACCTCAATTATACCATATGTATTTACAAAAGAAAAAAATTTATCACAAACTGAACCCGGGTTAAAAAGATGAATATCTCCCATTTTTTTATTAAAAACCCTGTGAGAGTGTCCGAATATAATAAGGTCAACATTATCCCCCTCAAACTTTTTTAAAACTCTTTTTTCTATTCCAAAAGGTGCACCTGTGCCGTGATAAAGCCCCACCTTTAAGTTTTCAATTTCAAAAATTTTTTTCTCAGGCAAAATTTTAAATAAAGAAGGCTCATCCATGTTTCCAAAAACTGCATGAAGTAAAAAATTTTTTTCGAGAAACCTATAAAATTCTTCAGAAACAAAATCTCCTGCATGAATAACCCCTTCACTTTTTTCAATTTCTTTTAAAACCTCTTTTGGCAATTCCTTTGCTCTCTTAGGTATATGAGTATCTGAAATTATAACAAATTTCTTCACTTTTTCTTTTTATGTCTCATCTTTTTTCTTCTTTTTTTTAGTTTATG
The sequence above is a segment of the candidate division WOR-3 bacterium genome. Coding sequences within it:
- a CDS encoding metallophosphoesterase, with amino-acid sequence MKKFVIISDTHIPKRAKELPKEVLKEIEKSEGVIHAGDFVSEEFYRFLEKNFLLHAVFGNMDEPSLFKILPEKKIFEIENLKVGLYHGTGAPFGIEKRVLKKFEGDNVDLIIFGHSHRVFNKKMGDIHLFNPGSVCDKFFSFVNTYGIIEVEEKKFDIKLIKL